A stretch of Numenius arquata chromosome 11, bNumArq3.hap1.1, whole genome shotgun sequence DNA encodes these proteins:
- the ZFAND6 gene encoding AN1-type zinc finger protein 6 isoform X2, producing MFIEEGKMAQETNRSQVPMLCSTGCGFYGNPRTNGMCSVCYKEHLQRQNSNGRISPPATSVSSITESLPVQCTEGSAQETQSTLDSTSTPSMQPSPVSSQSLLTESVASSQPDSTAVDKTVPETEDLQASVSENAEPTPEEQDKSLDKPKQKKNRCFMCRKKVGLTGFECRCGNVYCGMHRYSDVHSCSYNYKADAAEKIRKENPVVVGEKIQKI from the exons GTTTATAGAAGAAGGGAAAATGGCTCAAGAAACTAACCGTAGCCAAGTGCCTATGCTTTGTTCCACTGGTTGCGGATTTTATGGGAATCCTCGTACAAATGGCATGTGTTCGGTGTGCTACAAAGAACATCTTCAAAGGCAGAACAGTAATGGTAGAATTAGCCCTCCTG CAACTTCTGTCAGTAGTATAACTGAGTCCTTACCGGTCCAGTGCACAGAAGGCAGCGCCCAGGAAACTCAGTCAACTTTAGATTCTACATCGACTCCATCTATGCAGCCAAG ccctgtgtcaAGTCAGTCACTTTTAACAGAATCTGTAGCATCATCCCAACCGGATAGTACGGCTGTGGACAAAACAGTACCTGAGACAGAAGATTTGCAAG CTTCAGTGTCAGAGAACGCAGAGCCTACACCTGAAGAACAAGATAAGTCACTtgacaaaccaaaacagaaaaagaatcgTTGTTTCATGTGCAGGAAGAAGGTTGGACTTACTG GGTTTGAGTGTCGGTGTGGAAACGTCTACTGTGGTATGCACCGTTATTCAGACGTACACAGTTGCTCTTACAATTACAAAGCTGATGCTGCTGAGAAaatcagaaaagagaatcctGTAGTTGTTGGGGAAAAGATCCAGAAGATCtga
- the ZFAND6 gene encoding AN1-type zinc finger protein 6 isoform X1 translates to MAQETNRSQVPMLCSTGCGFYGNPRTNGMCSVCYKEHLQRQNSNGRISPPATSVSSITESLPVQCTEGSAQETQSTLDSTSTPSMQPSPVSSQSLLTESVASSQPDSTAVDKTVPETEDLQASVSENAEPTPEEQDKSLDKPKQKKNRCFMCRKKVGLTGFECRCGNVYCGMHRYSDVHSCSYNYKADAAEKIRKENPVVVGEKIQKI, encoded by the exons ATGGCTCAAGAAACTAACCGTAGCCAAGTGCCTATGCTTTGTTCCACTGGTTGCGGATTTTATGGGAATCCTCGTACAAATGGCATGTGTTCGGTGTGCTACAAAGAACATCTTCAAAGGCAGAACAGTAATGGTAGAATTAGCCCTCCTG CAACTTCTGTCAGTAGTATAACTGAGTCCTTACCGGTCCAGTGCACAGAAGGCAGCGCCCAGGAAACTCAGTCAACTTTAGATTCTACATCGACTCCATCTATGCAGCCAAG ccctgtgtcaAGTCAGTCACTTTTAACAGAATCTGTAGCATCATCCCAACCGGATAGTACGGCTGTGGACAAAACAGTACCTGAGACAGAAGATTTGCAAG CTTCAGTGTCAGAGAACGCAGAGCCTACACCTGAAGAACAAGATAAGTCACTtgacaaaccaaaacagaaaaagaatcgTTGTTTCATGTGCAGGAAGAAGGTTGGACTTACTG GGTTTGAGTGTCGGTGTGGAAACGTCTACTGTGGTATGCACCGTTATTCAGACGTACACAGTTGCTCTTACAATTACAAAGCTGATGCTGCTGAGAAaatcagaaaagagaatcctGTAGTTGTTGGGGAAAAGATCCAGAAGATCtga
- the FAH gene encoding fumarylacetoacetase: protein MSFIQVDKDSDFPLQNLPYGVFSTKEEPRHRLGVAIGDQILDLSVIKHLFNGPALAKHQHVFDQPTLNAFMGLGRAAWMEARAFLQKLLSAGEPTLRDNTELRRRAFVPQASATMHLPARIGDYTDFYSSRQHATNVGIMFRGKENALMPNWLHLPVGYHGRASSVVVSGTPIRRPVGQMKPDNDKPPVFGACKRLDIELEMAFFVGPGNKYGEPIPISRAQEHIFGMVLMNDWSARDIQKWEYVPLGPFLSKSFGTTISPWVVTMDALMPFVLPNPVQDPKPLPYLQDKEPYTFDINLFVAIKGEGMSMPTTICRSNFKHMYWTMKQQLAHHSINGCNLRPGDLLASGTISGPEPESFGSMLELSWNGTKEIPLGSGQSRKFLQDGDEIILTGYCQGNGFRVGFGQCSGKILPALSNP, encoded by the exons ATGTCGTTCATCCAGGTAGACAAGGACTCGGATTTTCCTCTCCAAAATCTCCCCTACGGGGTTTTCTCCACTAAGGAGGAG CCCAGGCACAGGCTCGGGGTAGCGATTGGAGACCAGATTTTGGATCTCAGCGTCATTAAACATCTGTTCAATGGACCAGCCCTTGCCAAACATCAGCATGTCTTTGACCAG CCTACTCTGAACGCCTTCATGGGGCTGGGCCGGGCGGCGTGGATGGAGGCGAGGGCTTTTCTCCAGAAGCTGCTGTCAGCCGGCGAGCCGACCCTGAGGGACAACACGGAGCTGCggaggag AGCGTTTGTACCTCAGGCCTCTGCGACGATGCACCTGCCGGCCCGCATCG GAGATTACACTGACTTCTATTCTTCACGCCAACATGCCACAAACGTTGGGATCATGTTCAGGGGGAAGGAGAATGCTTTGATGCCTAACTG GCTGCACTTACCCGTCGGTTATCACGGCCGGGCATCGTCTGTTGTGGTGTCTGGGACGCCCATCCGGAGACCTGTGGGGCAAATGAAACCTGACAATG ATAAACCTCCGGTGTTTGGTGCTTGTAAGCGTCTGGATATTGAGTTAGAAATG GCATTCTTTGTAGGTCCTGGAAACAAGTATGGGGAGCCGATTCCTATCAGCAGAGCCCAGGAGCACATCTTTGGGATGGTCCTTATGAATGACTGGAGCG CCCGCGACATCCAGAAATGGGAATATGTTCCTCTGGGTCCCTTCCTGAGCAAGAGCTTTGGCACGACCATCTCTCCTTGGGTTGTTACCATGGACGCTCTCATGCCATTTGTGTTGCCAAACCCTGTCCAG GATCCCAAGCCGCTGCCCTACCTTCAGGATAAAGAACCCTACACTTTCGACATCAACCTCTTTGTTGCTATTAAAG GAGAAGGAATGAGCATGCCAACTACTATATGCAGATCCAATTTCAAG cacaTGTACTGGACCATGAAACAGCAGCTGGCTCATCATTCAATCAACGGGTGCAACCTCAGACCTGGAGATCTCCTGGCCTCTGGCACAATCAGTGGACCC GAGCCGGAGAGCTTCGGCTCCATGCTGGAGCTGTCCTGGAACGGAACAAAAGAAATCCCGCTTGGCAGCGGACAGTCTCGTAAATTCCTGCAGGACGGAGATGAAATCATTTTGACAG GTTACTGCCAGGGCAACGGCTTCCGTGTGGGATTCGGCCAGTGCTCGGGAAAaatccttccagccctgtcaAATCCATGA